A region from the Aeromicrobium choanae genome encodes:
- a CDS encoding FMN-binding glutamate synthase family protein produces MEPVTRAGAGLAGLAAAALGGVVAYDLTQKKHAILRNFPVLGHFRYWVETVGPELRQYIVTSNDEERPFSRDQRRWVYASSKGENNYFGFGTDNDVEHVVGYPIIKHRTFSGPGATTAPHGSEGMPLPSAKVLGGPRGRRHAFRPASVVNISGMSFGALSAPAIQALNAGAAIAGCMQNTGEGSIAPAHLHGGDLVFQIGTAYFGCRDEHGRFDLGRLVDLVQSAPVRAIEIKLSQGAKPGLGGMLPGAKVDRTIAGIRGIPEGVDCASPSRHTAFDDVDSMLDFVEAVADATGLPVGIKSAVGNMDFWDELIDRMGPRERGVDFVNIDGGEGGTGAAPMIFADSVAYPFRIAFTEVYKRFAVAGLTDDLTFIGAGKLGLTENALVAFALGADMVNVGREAMLSIGCIQAQKCHTDHCPVGVATQNPRYTRGLDPTSKKDRLANYVLALRRDLLKVSEAVGVVHPGLMTADDIDILDGQRSSESLRDLYGYEKGWGELGPRLQAELVDVMASLGEDQAEEGQRLR; encoded by the coding sequence ATGGAACCAGTCACACGGGCGGGTGCGGGTCTCGCGGGGCTGGCGGCCGCCGCGCTCGGCGGCGTGGTCGCCTACGACCTCACGCAGAAGAAGCACGCGATCCTGCGCAACTTCCCGGTCCTCGGGCACTTCCGCTACTGGGTCGAGACCGTGGGTCCCGAGCTGCGCCAGTACATCGTCACGAGCAACGACGAGGAGCGCCCGTTCTCGCGTGACCAGCGGCGTTGGGTCTACGCCAGCTCCAAGGGCGAGAACAACTACTTCGGGTTCGGCACCGACAACGACGTCGAGCACGTGGTCGGCTACCCGATCATCAAGCACCGCACGTTCTCCGGACCCGGCGCCACCACTGCACCGCACGGCAGTGAGGGGATGCCGCTGCCGTCCGCGAAGGTGCTCGGTGGGCCTCGTGGCAGGCGGCACGCCTTCCGTCCCGCCTCGGTGGTGAACATCTCGGGGATGAGCTTCGGCGCCCTGTCCGCGCCGGCCATCCAGGCGCTCAACGCCGGCGCGGCCATCGCGGGGTGCATGCAGAACACGGGGGAGGGGTCGATCGCTCCGGCGCACCTTCACGGCGGCGACCTCGTCTTCCAGATCGGCACCGCCTACTTCGGCTGCCGCGACGAGCACGGGCGGTTCGACCTCGGCCGGCTCGTCGACCTCGTGCAGTCGGCGCCGGTCCGCGCCATCGAGATCAAGCTCTCGCAGGGTGCGAAGCCCGGCCTCGGCGGGATGCTCCCGGGGGCCAAGGTCGACCGGACGATCGCCGGGATCCGCGGCATCCCCGAGGGCGTGGACTGCGCCTCCCCGAGCCGGCACACGGCCTTCGACGACGTGGACTCGATGCTCGACTTCGTCGAGGCCGTCGCCGACGCCACCGGACTCCCGGTGGGAATCAAGTCGGCCGTGGGGAACATGGACTTCTGGGACGAGCTGATCGACCGCATGGGGCCCCGGGAGCGCGGGGTCGACTTCGTCAACATCGACGGCGGCGAGGGCGGCACGGGCGCGGCGCCGATGATCTTCGCCGACTCGGTGGCCTACCCGTTCCGGATCGCGTTCACCGAGGTCTACAAGCGCTTCGCCGTGGCGGGCCTGACCGACGACCTCACGTTCATCGGCGCGGGCAAGCTGGGCCTCACCGAGAACGCCCTGGTTGCCTTCGCGCTGGGCGCCGACATGGTCAACGTCGGGCGCGAGGCGATGCTGTCGATCGGCTGCATCCAGGCCCAGAAGTGCCACACCGACCACTGCCCGGTGGGGGTCGCGACGCAGAACCCGCGGTACACCCGCGGGCTGGACCCGACGTCGAAGAAGGACCGGCTCGCGAACTACGTGCTGGCCCTGCGGCGCGACCTGCTGAAGGTCTCCGAGGCCGTGGGCGTCGTGCACCCGGGGCTGATGACCGCCGACGACATCGACATCCTCGACGGCCAGCGCTCGTCGGAGTCGCTGCGCGATCTCTACGGCTACGAGAAGGGGTGGGGCGAGCTCGGCCCGAGGCTGCAGGCCGAGCTGGTCGA
- a CDS encoding histidine phosphatase family protein, giving the protein MRLLLLRHGQTPSNVNGLLDTAVPGAGLTDLGVRQAEAVPDALRARAIDAVFVSNLQRTTLTATPLIAARSLEPTELDGLREIGAGDLEMAGHHDAHMTYLHTAFAWARGRLTARMPGGEDGHEFLDRYDAAIADISRSGAGTVLAVSHGAAIRTWTSARVEGLDADFVERSPLPNTGLVELEGDPRSGWTLVDWPDGPVGGAHLDVRKDDPTGEPVDED; this is encoded by the coding sequence ATGCGACTCCTGCTGCTGCGCCACGGCCAGACGCCGTCCAACGTGAACGGGCTGCTCGACACCGCCGTCCCGGGCGCCGGGCTCACGGATCTGGGTGTGAGGCAGGCCGAGGCCGTTCCCGACGCGCTCCGGGCGCGAGCGATCGACGCCGTGTTCGTCTCGAACCTGCAGCGCACCACCCTGACGGCCACGCCACTGATCGCGGCCAGGTCGCTCGAGCCGACCGAGCTGGACGGCCTGCGTGAGATCGGCGCGGGCGACCTCGAGATGGCCGGTCACCACGACGCTCACATGACCTACCTCCACACGGCCTTCGCCTGGGCGCGCGGCCGGCTGACAGCACGGATGCCCGGTGGCGAGGACGGCCACGAGTTCCTCGACCGCTACGACGCGGCGATCGCCGACATCTCGAGGTCGGGTGCCGGGACGGTCCTGGCCGTGTCGCACGGTGCCGCGATCCGCACGTGGACCAGCGCGAGGGTCGAAGGCCTCGACGCCGACTTCGTCGAGCGCTCGCCGTTGCCCAACACGGGGCTGGTCGAGCTCGAGGGAGATCCGCGGAGCGGGTGGACCCTCGTGGACTGGCCCGACGGTCCCGTGGGCGGCGCCCACCTCGACGTCCGGAAGGACGACCCGACCGGCGAGCCCGTCGACGAGGACTGA
- a CDS encoding winged helix-turn-helix transcriptional regulator has translation MRRSSFSEMNCSIAQSLEVIGEWWTPLILRDALMGVTRFEQFQSRLGIARNVLSARLQTLVQHGILEEVQYSERPPRSEYVLTQKGRDLWPVLTMLRQWGDRWLAPEGAPVEIVHASCGHVAHAELTCSDCGGRLRGRDLELRHGPGAPDGGIVPERVDSGRARA, from the coding sequence ATGCGCCGCAGCAGCTTCTCCGAGATGAACTGTTCGATCGCCCAGAGCCTCGAGGTGATCGGCGAGTGGTGGACCCCGCTCATCCTGCGCGATGCCCTGATGGGCGTGACCCGCTTCGAGCAGTTCCAGTCGCGCCTGGGGATCGCCCGCAACGTCCTGTCCGCGCGGCTGCAGACGCTCGTCCAGCACGGGATCCTCGAGGAGGTGCAGTACTCGGAACGGCCCCCGCGGTCGGAGTACGTCCTCACGCAGAAGGGGCGCGACCTGTGGCCCGTCCTCACGATGCTGCGCCAGTGGGGCGACCGGTGGCTCGCTCCCGAGGGCGCGCCGGTGGAGATCGTCCATGCCTCCTGCGGCCACGTCGCCCACGCCGAGCTGACGTGCTCCGACTGCGGTGGGCGGCTGCGCGGGCGTGACCTGGAGCTGCGGCACGGACCCGGCGCCCCCGACGGCGGGATCGTTCCCGAGCGAGTCGACAGCGGCCGCGCGAGGGCCTAG
- a CDS encoding MFS transporter, whose protein sequence is MTQLTTRTAPPRAVMAVVAVGVLLSGFDLFIVNVALGDIAASLGEGDLADLSWILNAYAITFAALLVPAGRISDLIGSKNGFLAGLLVFTLASAACAFSPGLGTLVAFRIVQAAGAALMIPSSLGLVLTAFPAESRAGAVRLWAGLGGVGAALGPVVGGVLVQADWRWIFLVNVPLGIAAAVVGWRVLPETVGHPGRRPGFVGALLLVVTVATLVLLLVEGSEWGWTSTRTLTVAAIVVLGLALNAWAVARSADPIVSLDLLRTPHFASMSLTLLAFHVSFGAMLLSVVLWLQDVWGLSALQTGLGVAPGPLLVPFVAVYGGRLVSAIGPRAVIALGTSVFAIGVASWALLAGPSTSYAATILPGMLLTGIGVGLVVPPSMALGCSELPPEHHGTGSAVLQTARQVGIAVGVAALVAVLTAQPVGADAFQVAWWMTAAFALAASLTAIGRSTR, encoded by the coding sequence GTGACACAACTGACTACGCGGACCGCCCCGCCCCGCGCCGTGATGGCGGTCGTCGCCGTGGGCGTCCTGCTCTCCGGGTTCGACCTGTTCATCGTCAACGTCGCGCTCGGCGACATCGCCGCCTCGCTCGGCGAGGGCGACCTCGCCGACCTGTCCTGGATCCTCAACGCCTACGCGATCACCTTCGCGGCGCTGCTCGTGCCGGCCGGCCGGATCAGCGACCTCATCGGCAGCAAGAACGGGTTCCTGGCCGGCCTCCTGGTGTTCACGCTGGCGTCCGCCGCGTGCGCGTTCAGTCCGGGACTCGGCACCCTCGTGGCGTTCCGGATCGTGCAGGCCGCGGGCGCGGCGTTGATGATCCCCTCGTCGCTGGGCCTCGTGCTGACCGCCTTCCCGGCCGAGAGCCGCGCGGGCGCGGTGCGGCTGTGGGCAGGTCTCGGTGGCGTCGGCGCCGCCCTCGGCCCTGTCGTCGGCGGCGTCCTCGTGCAGGCCGACTGGCGGTGGATCTTCCTGGTCAACGTCCCCCTGGGGATCGCGGCGGCGGTCGTCGGCTGGCGCGTGCTGCCCGAGACGGTCGGGCATCCCGGCCGGCGCCCCGGCTTCGTCGGAGCCCTGCTGCTGGTGGTCACCGTCGCCACCCTCGTCCTGCTCCTGGTCGAGGGCTCCGAGTGGGGCTGGACCTCGACGCGGACCCTGACGGTCGCCGCGATCGTGGTGCTCGGGCTCGCGCTCAACGCGTGGGCCGTGGCGCGATCCGCGGACCCGATCGTCAGCCTCGACCTGCTCCGGACGCCGCACTTCGCCTCGATGAGCCTCACCCTGCTGGCCTTCCACGTGTCGTTCGGCGCGATGCTGCTGTCCGTCGTGCTGTGGCTGCAGGACGTCTGGGGCCTCTCAGCGCTCCAGACCGGCCTGGGCGTGGCACCGGGTCCGCTCCTGGTGCCCTTCGTGGCGGTCTACGGCGGCCGGCTGGTGTCGGCGATCGGCCCACGGGCCGTGATCGCGCTCGGCACCTCCGTGTTCGCCATCGGCGTGGCGTCGTGGGCGCTGCTCGCCGGACCCTCGACCTCGTACGCCGCGACGATCCTGCCCGGCATGCTGCTGACCGGCATCGGAGTGGGACTCGTGGTGCCGCCTTCCATGGCCCTGGGCTGCAGCGAGCTGCCACCGGAGCACCACGGCACGGGGTCTGCCGTCCTGCAGACCGCGCGCCAGGTGGGCATCGCGGTGGGCGTCGCCGCTCTCGTCGCTGTCCTCACCGCGCAGCCGGTGGGTGCGGACGCCTTCCAGGTCGCCTGGTGGATGACCGCCGCCTTCGCCCTCGCGGCGAGCCTCACCGCGATCGGACGGTCCACGCGATGA
- a CDS encoding acyl-CoA thioesterase has translation MTAVIADVLDGAHDVDLQPFNGFGGLQGGVVAAILLREMRAVASPDLVPIELTAHIMRPVTERLRVRPELTHDGRSTKLATAIATSGDSTAAVATAVLAAPRRPDVPTDPGRPPVVDFPLEEARRFVVPPEFVPISTRIEIRPATAPLPFSGSTDPNLCAWIRINERIEDPWERLLILADALAPSFSAVLSQERRIPTVRTTVRFTPEVATEEVDWVLVDSTTVDASGDGWLTEDIRIWTPDGVPLATSSQLRTLR, from the coding sequence ATGACCGCCGTGATCGCCGACGTGCTCGACGGTGCCCACGACGTCGACCTGCAGCCGTTCAACGGCTTCGGCGGCCTGCAGGGCGGGGTCGTCGCCGCCATCCTCCTGCGCGAGATGCGCGCGGTGGCGTCTCCCGACCTCGTCCCGATCGAGCTGACGGCGCACATCATGCGACCGGTCACTGAGCGACTCCGGGTACGGCCCGAGCTCACGCACGACGGTCGCTCGACGAAGCTCGCCACCGCGATCGCCACCTCCGGCGACAGCACCGCGGCCGTGGCGACGGCGGTGCTGGCGGCGCCGCGCCGTCCGGACGTCCCGACGGACCCGGGCCGGCCACCCGTCGTGGACTTCCCTCTAGAGGAGGCCCGGCGCTTCGTGGTGCCGCCGGAGTTCGTGCCCATCAGCACCCGGATCGAGATCCGGCCCGCCACCGCTCCCCTGCCGTTCTCCGGATCCACCGATCCGAACCTGTGCGCGTGGATCCGGATCAACGAGCGGATCGAGGACCCGTGGGAGCGGCTGCTCATCCTCGCCGACGCGCTCGCCCCGTCGTTCTCGGCCGTCCTCAGCCAGGAGCGTCGGATCCCCACGGTGCGCACCACCGTCCGCTTCACGCCCGAGGTGGCCACGGAAGAAGTGGACTGGGTCCTCGTCGACTCCACCACGGTCGACGCGAGCGGCGACGGCTGGCTCACCGAGGACATCCGCATCTGGACCCCGGACGGGGTGCCGCTGGCGACGTCGTCGCAGCTGCGGACCCTGCGCTAG
- a CDS encoding TetR/AcrR family transcriptional regulator: MSAPQRRSEGARRRASHSMEAVIGEAVAILDESGESALTFRALASRIGGGVASIYWYVANKDELLDRATDHVLAGVLTETEPFAGGADPIDDLRAIAVTLFGAIVDRPWLAAYFMRNVEVQPNALMVYERIGEQVLRLDLTPRQSFHAVSAVLGYVIGVAADLGRQPSQEILAGELDRDTYIAQYADRWRALDPQQYPFLNLIADEFEGHDDADQFRAGLDLLLEGLRLEAAR, encoded by the coding sequence ATGTCAGCACCACAACGCCGTTCCGAGGGCGCGCGACGGCGTGCCTCGCACTCGATGGAGGCCGTGATCGGCGAGGCCGTCGCGATCCTTGACGAGTCGGGCGAGTCGGCGCTGACCTTCCGGGCCCTCGCCTCGCGGATCGGCGGGGGCGTCGCCAGCATCTATTGGTACGTCGCCAACAAGGACGAGCTGCTGGACCGGGCCACGGACCACGTGCTGGCCGGAGTGCTCACCGAGACGGAGCCGTTCGCAGGAGGCGCCGATCCGATCGACGACCTGCGTGCCATCGCCGTCACGCTCTTCGGTGCGATCGTCGATCGGCCGTGGCTGGCTGCGTACTTCATGCGCAATGTCGAGGTCCAGCCCAACGCCCTCATGGTCTACGAGCGGATCGGCGAGCAGGTCCTGCGACTCGACCTCACGCCGCGCCAGTCGTTCCACGCCGTCTCGGCCGTCCTGGGGTACGTCATCGGCGTCGCCGCCGACCTGGGGCGGCAGCCCTCGCAGGAGATCCTGGCCGGCGAGCTGGATCGCGACACCTACATCGCGCAGTACGCCGACCGGTGGAGGGCGCTGGATCCGCAGCAGTACCCGTTCCTGAACCTGATCGCCGACGAGTTCGAGGGTCACGACGACGCCGACCAGTTCCGAGCCGGCCTCGATCTGTTGCTCGAGGGGCTCCGGTTGGAGGCCGCCCGCTGA
- a CDS encoding MFS transporter: protein MNSLTATAPSRTYPTLTSAWIPLSALCLAFFVEMVDNTLLTIALPTIGRDLGGGTTALQWVTGAYSLTFGGLLLTAGSVADRLGRRRVLLVGLAAFGLVSLAVIVVSSAGELIALRAALGLTAAAMAPITNSLVFRLFDDETLRMRAMTVMIVTGMSGFILGPLLGGTVLAHFRWEWLLAVNAPIALIAWIGVRLGVPADRPEDLTQDRLDVPGAVLSITTIGLACYALTSGVEHGWWSAVTWACVLGSGLALTAFVMHERRTAQPMLDLSVFRSGTIRGAALAQVGTSIAMAGVMFGLILHFQYAWGWSPVRAGLANLPLIATMILATPISESLAKRYGHRIACLVGAGFLAGSLAGFAWSVDHGYLPIAFFMVTFTIGLRTVMTICAVALVTAMPENRTSVAAALNDTAQEVGTSVGTAIVGTLIAVLVTTTLPNGVWSSELVASFFHGERLVYATLAVVVGLVAGWGALTLTDSRSTEEHPA, encoded by the coding sequence ATGAACTCACTCACCGCCACCGCGCCGAGCCGCACCTACCCCACACTCACGTCCGCGTGGATCCCTCTGTCGGCGTTGTGTCTGGCCTTCTTCGTCGAGATGGTCGACAACACCCTGCTCACGATCGCGCTGCCGACGATCGGGCGCGATCTCGGCGGCGGCACCACCGCCCTGCAGTGGGTCACGGGCGCGTACTCCCTCACGTTCGGCGGGCTGCTGCTGACGGCTGGGTCGGTCGCGGACCGGCTGGGGCGCCGCCGCGTCCTGCTCGTCGGCCTGGCCGCGTTCGGCCTGGTCAGCCTGGCCGTCATCGTCGTGAGCTCCGCCGGCGAGCTCATCGCCCTGCGCGCCGCGCTCGGCCTCACCGCCGCCGCGATGGCCCCGATCACCAACTCGCTCGTCTTCCGGCTGTTCGACGACGAGACCCTGCGGATGCGCGCGATGACCGTCATGATCGTCACTGGCATGAGTGGCTTCATCCTCGGGCCGCTGCTCGGCGGCACCGTCCTGGCCCACTTCAGGTGGGAGTGGCTGCTGGCCGTCAACGCCCCCATCGCGCTGATCGCCTGGATCGGCGTGCGGCTGGGCGTGCCCGCCGACCGGCCCGAGGACCTGACGCAGGACAGGCTCGACGTGCCCGGCGCCGTCCTCAGCATCACCACGATCGGCCTGGCCTGCTACGCCTTGACCAGCGGCGTCGAGCACGGCTGGTGGTCAGCCGTCACGTGGGCCTGCGTGCTCGGGTCGGGACTCGCCCTCACCGCCTTCGTCATGCACGAGCGGCGCACCGCTCAGCCGATGCTCGACCTCTCGGTGTTCCGCTCCGGCACCATCCGGGGTGCCGCTCTCGCCCAGGTCGGCACGTCGATCGCGATGGCCGGCGTGATGTTCGGACTGATCCTGCACTTCCAGTACGCGTGGGGCTGGAGCCCGGTCCGGGCCGGCCTGGCGAACCTGCCGCTGATCGCCACCATGATCCTCGCGACCCCGATCTCCGAGTCGCTGGCGAAGCGCTACGGGCACCGCATCGCCTGCCTCGTCGGCGCTGGATTCCTCGCCGGCTCCCTCGCGGGCTTCGCATGGTCCGTCGACCACGGCTACCTCCCGATCGCCTTCTTCATGGTGACCTTCACGATCGGCCTGCGCACCGTCATGACGATCTGTGCGGTCGCCCTCGTGACAGCGATGCCGGAGAACCGCACGTCGGTCGCCGCCGCGCTCAACGACACCGCGCAGGAGGTCGGCACGAGCGTCGGCACGGCCATCGTCGGCACGCTCATCGCCGTGCTGGTGACGACGACGCTCCCGAACGGGGTCTGGAGCAGCGAGCTGGTGGCCTCGTTCTTCCACGGCGAGCGCCTGGTCTACGCGACCCTGGCGGTCGTGGTCGGCCTCGTGGCCGGCTGGGGCGCGCTCACCCTGACGGACTCACGCTCCACCGAGGAGCACCCCGCCTGA
- a CDS encoding NAD(P)-binding protein has translation MSTQLDVDYLVVGAGAMGMAFTDALVDHSDARVALVDRRHAAGGHWLEAYPFVRLHQASAFYGVASTLLGGGRLQESGPEQGLQERATRNEICRYFESVLTALTDSGRVQFLSGCEYTGDHTVVSLVSGERFSVPEHCRIVDAHYLAPSIPAEQPPPFAVEDGARVIAVNDLARLEEAPSEYVIAGAGKTATDACIWLLAHGVDPDRITWVRPRDPWMFDRAAIQPDPAIFLGMVADLMEAARGAASPEDLFLRLEDAGIMLRIDRDVAPTMAKCPTLGRWELEQLRSLEHVVRHGHLTSVAPGRLGFADASVRVAPDAVVVHCAADGLKYPPLVPIWGPDAITLQPIRAGFPCFGAALAGYVEATRDDDGAKNRLCAPTPYGDSMRQWIAMTVLGGRSAAAATSEPDVKAWSNGVALNPARIPEGYSSAALDDARERLAAHGGPGMERLAQLV, from the coding sequence ATGAGCACCCAGCTCGACGTGGACTACCTCGTGGTGGGCGCCGGGGCCATGGGGATGGCGTTCACCGACGCCCTGGTCGACCACTCGGACGCACGCGTCGCCCTCGTCGACCGCCGGCACGCCGCCGGCGGCCACTGGCTCGAGGCGTACCCGTTCGTCCGGCTGCACCAGGCCTCCGCGTTCTACGGCGTCGCGTCCACCCTGCTCGGCGGCGGGCGACTGCAGGAGAGCGGCCCCGAGCAAGGCCTGCAGGAGCGCGCCACCCGGAACGAGATCTGCCGCTACTTCGAGTCCGTCCTGACGGCGCTGACCGACTCCGGCCGGGTGCAGTTCCTGTCCGGCTGCGAGTACACCGGCGACCACACGGTGGTGTCGCTGGTCTCCGGAGAGCGGTTCAGCGTGCCGGAGCACTGCCGGATCGTCGACGCCCACTACCTGGCCCCGAGCATCCCGGCGGAGCAGCCGCCGCCCTTCGCGGTCGAGGACGGGGCACGCGTGATCGCGGTCAACGACCTCGCCCGGCTGGAGGAGGCGCCGAGCGAGTACGTCATCGCCGGGGCGGGCAAGACCGCGACGGACGCCTGCATCTGGCTCCTGGCGCACGGCGTGGATCCTGACCGGATCACGTGGGTGCGCCCCCGGGATCCGTGGATGTTCGACCGCGCCGCGATCCAGCCCGATCCCGCGATCTTCCTGGGCATGGTCGCCGACCTCATGGAGGCCGCCCGCGGGGCAGCCTCGCCCGAGGACCTCTTCCTGCGACTCGAGGACGCTGGGATCATGCTGCGGATCGATCGCGACGTGGCGCCCACGATGGCGAAGTGCCCCACCCTCGGCCGCTGGGAGCTGGAGCAGCTGCGCTCCCTCGAGCACGTCGTCCGCCACGGCCACCTCACTTCGGTCGCTCCCGGGCGCCTCGGTTTCGCCGACGCGTCCGTGCGGGTGGCGCCCGACGCCGTGGTGGTCCACTGCGCCGCGGACGGCCTGAAGTACCCGCCGCTGGTGCCGATCTGGGGCCCGGACGCGATCACGCTGCAGCCGATCCGCGCGGGCTTCCCGTGCTTCGGGGCGGCGCTCGCCGGCTACGTGGAGGCGACCCGCGACGACGATGGCGCGAAGAACCGCCTCTGCGCCCCGACGCCCTACGGCGACTCGATGCGGCAGTGGATCGCGATGACGGTCCTCGGCGGCCGCTCTGCCGCCGCGGCGACCTCCGAGCCCGATGTGAAGGCGTGGTCGAACGGCGTCGCCCTCAATCCCGCACGCATTCCCGAGGGATACTCCTCAGCAGCCCTGGACGACGCGCGCGAGCGCCTCGCGGCCCACGGCGGCCCCGGGATGGAGCGCCTCGCGCAGCTCGTGTGA
- a CDS encoding nucleoside deaminase, whose protein sequence is MTDPDDARWLTMAIDLAVENVEAGGGPFAAVLVRDGELVAAGQNRVTRDFDPTAHAEVVAIRAAGRALGDFSLSGMTLYASCEPCPMCLAASLWARVDRIVHAADRDDAADGGFDDREFYELFARDRSTWGVPVVSARTDAAARPFEAWLGRADRVRY, encoded by the coding sequence ATGACGGACCCGGACGACGCGCGCTGGCTGACCATGGCGATCGATCTCGCGGTCGAGAACGTGGAGGCCGGAGGTGGTCCGTTCGCGGCCGTCCTGGTGCGCGACGGAGAGCTGGTCGCCGCGGGCCAGAACCGGGTCACCCGCGACTTCGACCCCACGGCCCACGCCGAGGTCGTCGCCATCCGTGCCGCGGGCCGGGCGCTCGGTGACTTCTCCCTGTCCGGCATGACGCTCTACGCGTCCTGCGAGCCGTGCCCGATGTGCCTGGCAGCCTCACTGTGGGCACGCGTCGACCGGATCGTCCACGCGGCCGATCGCGACGACGCCGCCGACGGGGGATTCGACGACCGCGAGTTCTACGAGCTGTTCGCCCGCGACCGGTCGACGTGGGGCGTCCCCGTGGTGAGCGCACGCACGGACGCCGCGGCACGACCCTTCGAGGCGTGGCTCGGCCGTGCCGACCGGGTGCGCTACTGA
- a CDS encoding YciI family protein: MAKFLISFVEGAMQVSEDELPEVVMAAHAVVDEAKDAGVWILGGGLKNHSEATLVTPERTLVDDPEPSANGAIAGFALIEVRTYEEALEWAAEIAAACRCDQEVRELLPSART, translated from the coding sequence ATGGCGAAATTTCTGATCTCGTTCGTTGAGGGCGCGATGCAGGTCTCCGAGGACGAGCTGCCCGAGGTGGTGATGGCCGCTCACGCCGTGGTCGACGAGGCCAAGGACGCCGGCGTCTGGATCCTCGGCGGTGGCCTGAAGAACCATTCCGAGGCCACCCTCGTCACGCCCGAGCGCACTCTCGTCGACGATCCCGAGCCCTCCGCGAACGGCGCCATCGCCGGCTTCGCGCTCATCGAGGTGCGGACGTACGAGGAGGCCCTGGAGTGGGCCGCCGAGATCGCGGCGGCCTGCCGGTGCGACCAAGAGGTGCGCGAGCTCCTGCCGAGCGCCCGGACCTGA
- a CDS encoding DUF6544 family protein: MTNLLRWTVVALVTVHGLIHLLGAAERFGWADDPTLEKSTGLGLLWLVAAVLLLVTALFAALGRVVGWWLLAVVAAVVSQVAILTSWDVSGSGTVVNVFLLVVAAYSFLLRGPFSFHAQWHQQVQEALAQADALAPVITEEDLDGLPAPVAAYVRSSGAVGRPRPTSVRAEFTGRIRTGPDAPWMDFAGKQVNTFGADPRRIFLMEASRYSLPVLVLHGYAGARASMRAKVLSVATVLDASGPELDQGETVTVFNDLVVLTPGAIVGAPIRWTPLDDRQVRGEFTNGRQTVTAVLTFDGDRLVNFVSDDRFRASEDGTEFVPQTWSTPLAGHTDDEGHHVVSSGVGRWRDPRGWFTYVEIEFEDVDLDPVRSGRSAGARAPLGRTGRPPRSRRPTPGPPRTSAPR; the protein is encoded by the coding sequence ATGACGAATCTCCTTCGGTGGACCGTCGTGGCGCTGGTGACCGTCCACGGCCTGATCCACCTCCTGGGGGCCGCCGAGAGATTCGGATGGGCCGACGATCCCACCCTCGAGAAGTCCACCGGGCTGGGCCTGCTGTGGCTCGTCGCCGCGGTGCTCCTGCTGGTCACGGCCCTGTTCGCCGCCCTCGGGCGGGTGGTCGGCTGGTGGCTGCTGGCGGTGGTCGCGGCGGTGGTCTCGCAGGTCGCGATCCTGACCTCGTGGGACGTCTCGGGCTCCGGCACCGTGGTCAACGTCTTCCTGCTGGTGGTGGCCGCGTACTCGTTCCTGCTGCGGGGCCCGTTCAGCTTCCACGCGCAGTGGCACCAGCAGGTGCAGGAGGCGCTCGCCCAGGCGGACGCGCTCGCTCCGGTGATCACGGAGGAGGACCTCGACGGCCTGCCCGCGCCCGTCGCGGCCTACGTCCGCAGCTCGGGTGCCGTCGGCCGGCCGCGACCCACGAGCGTCCGGGCCGAGTTCACCGGTCGCATCCGCACCGGCCCGGACGCACCGTGGATGGACTTCGCGGGCAAGCAGGTCAACACGTTCGGCGCCGACCCCCGCCGCATCTTCCTCATGGAGGCCAGCCGGTACTCGCTGCCGGTGCTCGTGCTGCACGGCTACGCCGGGGCGCGGGCGTCGATGCGGGCCAAGGTGCTCTCGGTGGCCACGGTCCTCGACGCCTCGGGACCGGAGCTCGACCAGGGCGAGACGGTCACGGTCTTCAACGATCTCGTGGTGCTGACCCCGGGCGCGATCGTCGGGGCGCCGATCCGGTGGACCCCGCTGGACGACCGTCAGGTGCGGGGCGAGTTCACGAACGGGCGGCAGACGGTCACGGCGGTGCTGACGTTCGACGGGGACCGGCTGGTCAACTTCGTGTCCGACGACCGCTTCCGTGCCTCGGAGGACGGGACGGAGTTCGTGCCGCAGACCTGGTCGACGCCGCTCGCCGGCCACACCGACGACGAGGGCCACCACGTGGTCTCCTCAGGAGTGGGCCGGTGGCGCGACCCGCGGGGCTGGTTCACGTACGTGGAGATCGAGTTCGAGGACGTCGACCTCGACCCGGTCAGGTCCGGGCGCTCGGCAGGAGCTCGCGCACCTCTTGGTCGCACCGGCAGGCCGCCGCGATCTCGGCGGCCCACTCCAGGGCCTCCTCGTACGTCCGCACCTCGATGA